The Paenibacillus tianjinensis genome has a window encoding:
- a CDS encoding glycoside hydrolase family 13 protein — protein sequence MTATVTKEKWWKECVVYEIYPASFMDSNGDGKGDLRGVISKLDYLKELGVDVLWLCPIYESPGADNGYDISDYYAINPAFGTMADFDELLCEAHARGLKIMMDMVLNHSSDQHPWFKESRSSKDNLKRDYYIWREGKNGLFPNNWESYFSGSVWEYDQKTGEYYMHLYSKHQPDLNWRNSQVVESLYQMIRWWLEKGVDGFRFDAIAHIVKAKGLPDADNPQHLTVVQAYQLFSNLEKVHVMLKRLNEEVLMDYNIMTVGETSGLGPEQALEYVGDGRHELNMVFQFEHMYLDAAAPGTGKWQSRSWTVPELKKIMSRWQTTLHGKGWNANYLGNHDQPRPVSRFGNDRQYRTTSAKMLATFMLTLEGTPYIFQGEEIGMTNAHFPSIADYRDVETLNYYEQAKVKGLSDHEILKAIWKKSRDNARTPMQWNASENAGFTTGVPWIKVNPNYREINVEQERQNPDSIFHYYKRMIMLRKNSKALLYGEYRLLQPIDPDIYAYTRTLEKEQMLILLNFSDEQAVFTWPKELGAAVKELLISNYEARKGVTLSSLNLEPYEARVYKVSL from the coding sequence ATGACAGCTACAGTAACGAAGGAGAAATGGTGGAAAGAGTGCGTCGTCTACGAAATTTATCCAGCTAGCTTTATGGATTCAAACGGCGATGGAAAAGGCGACCTCCGGGGAGTCATCTCCAAGCTTGATTACTTGAAGGAACTCGGCGTAGATGTTTTGTGGCTCTGTCCTATATACGAATCGCCAGGAGCGGACAACGGATACGACATCAGCGATTATTATGCGATCAACCCGGCGTTCGGAACAATGGCCGATTTCGATGAACTGCTGTGCGAAGCACATGCGAGAGGACTCAAAATTATGATGGATATGGTCCTTAACCATTCGTCAGATCAGCATCCCTGGTTCAAAGAATCGCGAAGTTCCAAGGATAATCTGAAACGGGATTACTATATCTGGAGAGAAGGCAAAAACGGGCTGTTCCCCAACAACTGGGAGTCTTATTTCAGCGGATCGGTCTGGGAGTACGACCAGAAGACCGGTGAATATTACATGCATCTCTACTCTAAACATCAGCCGGACTTGAACTGGCGAAACTCTCAGGTGGTTGAATCGCTGTACCAGATGATTCGTTGGTGGCTGGAAAAAGGGGTGGACGGGTTCCGGTTTGATGCCATCGCCCATATTGTCAAAGCCAAAGGGCTACCCGATGCGGATAACCCGCAGCATTTAACAGTAGTCCAAGCCTATCAGCTCTTCTCCAATCTGGAGAAAGTCCATGTAATGCTAAAGAGGCTCAATGAAGAAGTGCTCATGGACTATAACATTATGACCGTTGGGGAAACATCGGGTCTTGGTCCCGAGCAGGCTTTGGAATACGTTGGGGACGGCCGCCACGAACTGAATATGGTCTTTCAATTTGAACATATGTACTTGGATGCGGCAGCACCGGGTACTGGGAAATGGCAGTCAAGATCATGGACGGTACCCGAATTGAAAAAGATCATGAGCCGTTGGCAGACTACACTTCATGGAAAAGGCTGGAACGCGAATTATTTAGGCAACCATGATCAGCCCAGACCCGTCTCGCGTTTCGGTAATGATAGACAATACCGGACCACATCCGCCAAAATGCTAGCCACCTTTATGCTTACGCTCGAAGGAACACCGTACATTTTCCAAGGTGAGGAGATCGGCATGACTAATGCTCATTTCCCTTCTATCGCGGATTACCGGGATGTCGAAACCCTCAATTATTATGAACAAGCTAAGGTGAAGGGTCTCTCCGACCACGAGATTCTGAAGGCAATTTGGAAAAAGAGCCGGGACAATGCCAGAACACCTATGCAGTGGAACGCATCGGAAAATGCCGGATTCACCACCGGAGTGCCCTGGATTAAAGTGAATCCCAATTACCGGGAGATCAATGTAGAGCAAGAGAGACAGAATCCTGATTCGATCTTTCACTATTACAAAAGAATGATCATGCTGCGCAAAAACAGCAAGGCGCTTCTGTATGGTGAATACCGGCTTCTGCAGCCGATCGATCCGGACATCTATGCCTATACCCGAACGCTAGAAAAGGAACAGATGCTCATTCTCCTGAATTTCTCCGACGAGCAGGCCGTCTTTACATGGCCAAAAGAACTTGGAGCAGCTGTTAAAGAACTTCTTATCTCCAACTATGAAGCCCGGAAAGGTGTGACACTGTCTTCTCTGAACCTTGAGCCTTATGAGGCAAGAGTTTATAAGGTATCTCTTTAA
- a CDS encoding MarR family winged helix-turn-helix transcriptional regulator: MSKHPSEKLAVIFYRVNRNYQYLMALHLKPFHITPEQWNVLKHLQEQDGLTQKDLTYMADKDKTTVTRIIENLVERGAVTKSVNSEDRRSYRIYLTDTGKEIIRQVQPIPDRLNREVCRGMPVEQIIQLKQTLDLLQEQIRFEIEQFNG, from the coding sequence ATGTCAAAACATCCGTCAGAGAAATTAGCTGTCATCTTTTACCGTGTTAACCGAAATTATCAATATCTCATGGCGCTTCACCTTAAACCGTTTCACATCACTCCGGAGCAGTGGAATGTGTTGAAACATCTGCAGGAGCAGGATGGACTTACACAAAAGGATCTAACCTATATGGCTGATAAAGATAAAACGACTGTTACCAGAATTATCGAAAACCTGGTGGAGCGGGGGGCAGTTACCAAATCGGTTAATTCCGAGGACCGCCGTTCTTACCGGATTTATCTTACGGATACAGGAAAAGAAATTATCCGTCAGGTGCAGCCGATTCCAGACCGATTGAACAGGGAGGTATGCAGAGGAATGCCCGTTGAACAGATTATTCAGTTAAAGCAGACGTTGGATCTTTTGCAGGAACAAATTAGGTTTGAAATTGAGCAATTTAATGGATAG
- a CDS encoding ClC family H(+)/Cl(-) exchange transporter → MSQHSIRRLLDTWFDFKFRLLAGGIAVGVLSGTVVVLFRFVLEEALKQSLVFYQYQKNHMWLVPVWLAVLVIAGWGTGMLVKKQPGISGSGIPQVKAVLQNRMELTWWKALSAKFVGGAVSIGAGLSLGREGPSIQIGALVAEGFSRLLRKSKTETQILITCGASAGLSAAFNAPIAGVIFALEEVHMNFSPLIMISALTSSLVADFVSKEFFGLTPVFNFSGIGTLPLLNYYHLVLLGILVGVSGILFNKGLYFFQDLYPKISWIPSQARPVVPFILAGVLGLTLPSVLGGGNGLVNQLVSSPYSFSFLLLLLAVKFLFTMVSYGSSAPGGIFLPMLVIGGLIGTLYCQIANGLMGGTPLDESYFLIVAMAGFLTASLKAPITGIILITEMTGSFTNLLPIGIVCLAAYMTAEAFRSLPVYEVLLERFLNGKSTVSKTDSAKVILEIPVHQGSMLDGISIGAFQWPAHCLIVSVKRGAEEIIPSGRLVIHAGDSLVILTSDKQSPIVLEKVRQVAHVSSLA, encoded by the coding sequence ATGAGTCAACATTCGATCCGCAGGCTGCTGGATACTTGGTTTGATTTCAAGTTTCGTCTTTTGGCAGGCGGTATTGCAGTAGGCGTACTTTCCGGTACGGTGGTTGTCCTGTTTCGTTTTGTTTTAGAAGAAGCGCTCAAGCAGTCCTTAGTATTTTACCAGTATCAGAAAAATCACATGTGGCTTGTACCCGTATGGCTGGCGGTTTTGGTTATAGCAGGATGGGGTACGGGAATGCTTGTGAAGAAGCAGCCCGGTATTTCGGGAAGCGGCATCCCCCAGGTCAAAGCTGTTCTGCAGAACAGGATGGAATTGACCTGGTGGAAAGCGTTAAGTGCCAAGTTTGTCGGTGGGGCCGTGAGTATCGGAGCCGGATTATCTTTGGGCCGGGAAGGCCCTTCGATTCAAATCGGAGCCCTGGTAGCGGAGGGGTTCAGCCGATTATTACGTAAATCGAAGACAGAAACGCAGATCCTTATTACCTGCGGGGCAAGTGCGGGACTGTCGGCAGCCTTCAATGCACCAATCGCAGGCGTTATTTTCGCCTTGGAAGAAGTGCACATGAATTTTTCACCACTCATTATGATCTCTGCTTTAACCTCGTCGCTTGTCGCCGATTTTGTCTCGAAGGAGTTTTTTGGACTCACCCCGGTTTTTAACTTTTCTGGTATTGGTACGCTGCCGCTGCTAAATTACTATCATTTGGTTTTACTGGGTATTTTAGTTGGTGTTTCAGGTATTCTGTTTAATAAAGGCCTATATTTCTTTCAGGATTTGTATCCAAAAATAAGTTGGATTCCTTCGCAGGCCCGTCCGGTCGTACCGTTTATTCTGGCTGGGGTTCTAGGATTAACGCTCCCATCTGTTTTGGGAGGAGGAAATGGTTTGGTCAATCAATTGGTTTCAAGTCCTTATTCCTTTAGTTTTTTACTCCTTCTCCTGGCTGTGAAATTCCTGTTTACTATGGTCAGTTACGGCTCATCCGCACCCGGAGGGATCTTCCTTCCAATGCTGGTCATTGGCGGATTGATTGGAACCCTTTATTGCCAAATTGCAAATGGCTTGATGGGAGGGACTCCTCTAGATGAGTCCTATTTTTTGATCGTTGCCATGGCCGGGTTTCTGACGGCAAGCTTGAAGGCGCCTATTACGGGCATCATCCTGATTACAGAGATGACAGGCTCCTTTACGAACCTGCTGCCGATCGGGATTGTTTGTCTCGCAGCTTACATGACGGCCGAAGCCTTCCGTTCCTTGCCTGTTTATGAAGTGCTGCTGGAACGATTTCTAAACGGAAAGAGTACCGTTAGTAAAACAGATTCTGCTAAAGTTATTCTTGAGATTCCGGTCCATCAAGGCTCTATGCTGGATGGAATAAGCATCGGAGCCTTTCAATGGCCGGCGCACTGCCTAATCGTGTCCGTTAAACGGGGGGCGGAAGAAATAATCCCTTCAGGGCGTTTGGTCATACATGCAGGGGATTCATTGGTGATTCTAACCAGCGACAAACAGTCTCCGATTGTTCTCGAGAAGGTGAGACAGGTTGCCCATGTTAGTTCATTAGCGTAG
- a CDS encoding manganese catalase family protein, translating to MFFHIKELQFRAKPEKPDPVYARKLQEVLGGQFGEMSVMMQYLFQGFNCRAEQKYRDMLLDIGTEEIGHVEMLCTMIAQLLDGAPVDQVDEAAKDPLIASVLGGMNPQHAIVSGLGAVPTDSNGFPWNSRYIVSSGHLLADFRANLNAESQGLLQVVRLYEQTTDPGVREMLHFMISRDIMHQNQWLAAIEEIEAIDGPIAPASFPRELTVEPATRQFMNFSAGEESSMGAWANGPLPDGTGNFEYVPKPQAMGGIPVLNPPADHQHSIPGTGPYVVNKGQL from the coding sequence ATGTTTTTCCACATCAAGGAACTCCAATTTCGTGCAAAACCTGAAAAACCGGATCCGGTATACGCAAGAAAACTGCAGGAAGTGCTTGGCGGACAGTTCGGTGAAATGTCCGTTATGATGCAGTATTTGTTCCAGGGCTTTAACTGCCGTGCAGAGCAGAAATACCGTGATATGCTTCTCGATATAGGGACCGAGGAAATCGGTCACGTTGAAATGTTGTGTACAATGATTGCCCAGCTTCTGGATGGGGCGCCTGTTGATCAGGTAGACGAAGCAGCCAAGGATCCGCTGATCGCTTCCGTTCTGGGCGGTATGAATCCGCAGCATGCAATTGTATCCGGTCTCGGAGCCGTACCTACGGACAGTAACGGCTTTCCGTGGAACAGCCGCTACATTGTCTCCAGCGGACATTTACTGGCAGACTTCCGTGCCAATCTGAATGCTGAATCTCAAGGACTGCTTCAGGTGGTTCGCTTATATGAGCAAACAACAGATCCCGGGGTACGTGAAATGTTACATTTCATGATCTCCCGGGATATTATGCACCAGAACCAGTGGCTCGCAGCCATCGAGGAAATAGAAGCGATTGATGGTCCAATCGCACCTGCTTCATTCCCGCGCGAATTAACAGTGGAACCGGCGACACGTCAATTCATGAATTTCTCGGCTGGTGAGGAGAGCAGCATGGGAGCCTGGGCTAACGGGCCGCTGCCTGATGGTACGGGGAATTTCGAATACGTTCCAAAACCACAGGCGATGGGCGGTATTCCGGTGCTGAACCCTCCGGCGGATCATCAGCATTCCATACCGGGTACGGGACCGTATGTAGTAAATAAAGGGCAATTATAA
- a CDS encoding YheC/YheD family endospore coat-associated protein, translating into MPEPVLGILTLYLNEAKQLEERSVYRRMIIEGKKIGLDVYVFTPADVNAGKELIHAMVYDPASGKWTRKWRSFPHMIYDRCRIQRSSRFEQLLRFRSRYNHLTFLNRPLRNKWTIHQTFSQKSRFRQHMPETLLYQSSADLQRMLKFSPVVYVKPINGTGGRGILRIERLKEGKSLYDIQGRRQNRQIISPRKVTLPRLESIVRQWCLGGRFLVQQGIPLRLPGGRFHDYRMLVQKNGQGEWELTGMAGRVGAARSVTSNLHGGGHAIRAEVLLKEWLGSEEKASKAMKSAEKLGLEAAAFLEESFGALCELALDLAIDRQGRIFVLEVNPKPAREVFARTGDSGTYRKALVRPLEYAMWVYKNKNTPSPVKSTEE; encoded by the coding sequence GTGCCAGAACCCGTCTTAGGCATCCTCACCCTGTATCTGAACGAAGCCAAACAGCTTGAAGAGAGAAGTGTATACCGGAGGATGATTATTGAAGGCAAAAAAATTGGCCTGGATGTGTATGTCTTTACCCCTGCCGATGTCAATGCCGGCAAGGAGCTGATTCATGCCATGGTCTACGATCCGGCAAGCGGCAAATGGACTCGCAAATGGCGATCCTTCCCCCATATGATCTATGATCGCTGCCGGATTCAGCGCAGCTCCCGCTTCGAGCAGCTCCTGCGCTTCCGTTCCCGCTATAATCACCTGACCTTTCTGAACCGTCCGCTGCGCAACAAATGGACGATCCACCAGACCTTTTCGCAGAAGAGCCGCTTCCGCCAGCATATGCCCGAGACGCTGCTTTATCAGTCCTCGGCTGATCTGCAGCGGATGCTCAAATTCAGCCCGGTGGTCTATGTGAAGCCCATTAACGGTACGGGCGGACGCGGCATTTTGCGGATCGAACGGCTCAAAGAGGGGAAAAGCCTGTACGACATTCAAGGCCGCCGCCAGAACCGGCAGATTATTTCCCCGCGCAAGGTTACACTCCCGCGGCTGGAATCCATCGTCCGCCAGTGGTGCCTTGGCGGACGTTTCCTCGTCCAGCAGGGCATCCCGCTGCGTCTGCCCGGCGGACGTTTCCATGACTACCGCATGCTCGTGCAAAAGAACGGCCAGGGCGAATGGGAGCTGACCGGCATGGCCGGCCGAGTCGGCGCTGCCCGCAGCGTCACCTCGAACCTGCACGGTGGCGGTCATGCGATCCGTGCGGAGGTCCTGCTGAAGGAATGGCTGGGCAGCGAAGAGAAAGCTTCCAAAGCGATGAAATCAGCCGAAAAGCTCGGCCTCGAAGCCGCTGCGTTCCTGGAGGAGAGCTTCGGGGCACTCTGCGAGCTGGCGCTCGATCTCGCCATTGACCGCCAGGGCCGGATCTTTGTGCTGGAGGTCAACCCCAAGCCGGCCCGCGAGGTATTCGCCCGCACAGGCGACAGCGGTACTTACCGCAAAGCGCTGGTGCGGCCGCTGGAGTATGCGATGTGGGTGTATAAGAACAAGAACACGCCGAGCCCGGTCAAGTCGACTGAGGAATGA
- a CDS encoding DUF305 domain-containing protein, translating into MKMYAKFGVMIAVSTMIMYGLMYLNVFQIDHIYNSQTRMYMALIMGSAMTIVMLLFMWKMYPKRIINSVILGAGVVVFALSLWLVRSQATVGDVAWMKAMIPHHSIAILTSERANISDPRVRKIADGIIESQRREIAEMKELIRELNNNK; encoded by the coding sequence ATGAAAATGTATGCGAAATTCGGAGTTATGATTGCGGTTTCTACAATGATTATGTATGGCCTCATGTATCTTAATGTGTTCCAAATCGATCACATCTATAATAGCCAAACCCGTATGTACATGGCTTTGATAATGGGCTCTGCCATGACTATCGTCATGCTTCTCTTTATGTGGAAGATGTATCCGAAGCGGATAATCAATTCCGTGATCCTCGGAGCCGGTGTTGTTGTTTTTGCACTGTCGCTTTGGCTCGTTCGTAGCCAGGCCACCGTAGGTGACGTTGCCTGGATGAAAGCGATGATCCCCCATCATTCGATCGCTATTCTGACAAGCGAACGGGCGAATATTTCTGACCCCAGAGTAAGGAAGATCGCGGACGGAATTATTGAATCCCAGCGGAGAGAAATCGCCGAAATGAAAGAGCTGATTCGAGAACTGAATAATAATAAGTAA
- a CDS encoding glucose-1-dehydrogenase, with product MYKELEGRTVVITGASTGLGRAIAQRFGREKANVVINYFSKEESVESLIQEITEYGGHAVSLKGDVSKETDIRELICLAHDSFGSVDIMINNAGIENEVHSEDMTLENWRRVLDVNLTGAFLGCRESIGYMLNHGIKGRIINISSVHEQIPWPHFVHYATSKGGIKLMMETLALEFAPKGIRINNIAPGAIETPINAVKLADPDARAALEKMVPLGYIGKPDEIAAVAAWLSSDESSYVTGVTIFADGGMTKYPSFQGGNG from the coding sequence ATGTACAAAGAGTTAGAAGGCCGCACCGTTGTCATTACTGGAGCGTCTACCGGCCTGGGCCGGGCGATAGCCCAAAGATTTGGCCGCGAAAAAGCGAATGTTGTCATTAACTACTTTAGTAAAGAAGAAAGTGTAGAATCACTCATTCAGGAAATCACTGAATATGGCGGTCACGCAGTCAGCCTGAAAGGCGATGTGTCCAAGGAAACAGATATACGAGAACTGATTTGTCTGGCCCACGACTCCTTCGGGTCAGTCGATATTATGATCAACAACGCAGGGATCGAGAACGAAGTTCATTCGGAGGACATGACGCTGGAGAACTGGAGAAGAGTGCTTGATGTGAATCTGACAGGGGCTTTCCTGGGATGCCGGGAATCGATCGGATATATGCTGAATCACGGCATAAAAGGCAGAATTATCAATATCTCTAGTGTTCATGAACAAATTCCGTGGCCCCATTTTGTTCACTACGCGACCAGCAAAGGAGGAATCAAGCTGATGATGGAAACGCTGGCGCTGGAATTCGCCCCTAAAGGAATACGCATCAATAATATTGCGCCTGGAGCCATTGAAACACCAATCAATGCGGTCAAACTTGCGGATCCGGATGCAAGGGCAGCATTGGAAAAGATGGTACCGCTCGGCTATATCGGTAAACCTGATGAAATCGCGGCTGTGGCGGCGTGGCTGTCTTCGGATGAATCCAGCTATGTAACGGGAGTTACTATTTTTGCGGACGGCGGGATGACGAAGTACCCTTCCTTCCAGGGCGGCAACGGATAA
- a CDS encoding DNA-directed RNA polymerase subunit alpha C-terminal domain-containing protein — MEKSVFVKKVIRSQEAFNSLPIQCLKEAAGEYNSRSISRIINSLKENGYHTFGDVIDATSLDLINSRNFGPRGLEIVTSLMDQMYEHPELISKNLNGGISCRIKTE, encoded by the coding sequence TTGGAGAAAAGTGTTTTTGTTAAGAAAGTTATCCGTAGCCAGGAGGCATTTAATTCTCTTCCCATCCAATGTCTGAAGGAAGCTGCTGGTGAGTACAATAGCAGGAGTATTTCACGAATAATAAATTCGTTAAAAGAAAATGGTTATCATACGTTTGGAGATGTTATAGACGCAACTTCTCTGGATTTAATAAATAGTCGGAATTTTGGACCGAGAGGTCTTGAGATTGTGACATCCCTAATGGATCAAATGTACGAACATCCGGAGTTAATAAGCAAAAATTTGAACGGTGGTATTTCTTGCCGAATAAAAACTGAATAA
- a CDS encoding YheC/YheD family endospore coat-associated protein encodes MNTRSPDPGKPVIAILTTSDRLKQFRGNRSNFRDIIRTGKEMGYLVYVVTVRDLKFEERTVNGFIPSASGKIWYSVPMPLPQVIYNRIPNREEEEKAPVARKIAECLEHEEIQMYNPSFFNKWSLFEWLKESKVTARHVPKTRRLRSANTLSAMLKNHDSLYLKPENGKAGKGIMRLKYRADISLPYRLQIQSGKKNVTYKAASMDRLWARISREKGISQYIVQQAIGLATHGGRPFDLRVLLQKNGRGAWAVTGIGARLAGARSITTHVPRGGSIEEPASMLEGTFGPERAASILKNVPTTALLIARQIERASGAMLGEMSMDLGVDEEGGLWFFEANSRPMKFDEPAIRKLSLERIFQYSQHLARQSK; translated from the coding sequence GTGAATACCCGCTCTCCTGACCCCGGCAAACCGGTAATTGCCATATTGACAACCAGTGACAGGCTGAAGCAGTTTCGCGGTAACCGCAGTAACTTCCGCGATATCATCCGTACCGGCAAAGAAATGGGCTATCTTGTCTATGTCGTTACCGTCCGCGACCTGAAGTTTGAGGAGCGGACGGTGAACGGCTTCATCCCTTCCGCCAGCGGGAAAATATGGTACAGCGTCCCTATGCCTCTGCCGCAGGTAATCTACAACCGGATTCCGAACCGTGAGGAGGAAGAAAAAGCTCCGGTCGCCCGTAAAATTGCCGAATGCCTGGAACATGAAGAAATCCAGATGTATAATCCGAGCTTCTTCAATAAATGGAGTCTGTTCGAATGGCTGAAGGAATCCAAGGTGACCGCAAGGCATGTGCCCAAAACAAGACGGCTGCGCAGTGCGAATACGCTGAGCGCCATGCTGAAAAATCATGACAGCCTCTATCTCAAGCCGGAGAACGGCAAGGCCGGCAAAGGAATTATGCGGTTAAAATACCGTGCAGACATCAGCTTGCCCTACAGGCTGCAGATCCAGAGCGGCAAAAAGAACGTAACCTATAAGGCTGCTTCCATGGACCGCCTGTGGGCGCGGATCAGCAGAGAAAAAGGCATCTCGCAATATATCGTGCAGCAGGCGATTGGGCTGGCTACCCACGGGGGACGCCCCTTTGATCTGCGGGTGCTGCTGCAGAAGAACGGCAGAGGTGCCTGGGCCGTAACCGGCATCGGTGCAAGGCTGGCCGGTGCACGCAGCATTACAACGCATGTGCCGCGCGGCGGAAGCATTGAGGAGCCCGCAAGCATGCTGGAGGGAACCTTCGGCCCGGAGCGGGCAGCGTCTATTCTGAAGAATGTCCCTACCACTGCCCTCCTGATTGCCCGCCAGATTGAACGGGCTTCAGGAGCCATGCTTGGCGAGATGTCGATGGATCTCGGTGTTGACGAGGAAGGCGGCCTCTGGTTCTTCGAGGCTAACTCCCGGCCGATGAAATTCGATGAGCCGGCTATCCGCAAGCTGTCGCTTGAACGGATCTTCCAATACAGCCAGCATCTGGCCCGGCAGAGCAAATAG
- a CDS encoding DUF1259 domain-containing protein — protein MSDIQNLCSSFAGILGGEMSVKHGACIVEKNRHHIPVTIAGRPSGRVMHSLWSFESLDPSGKALVLGETALLEEEVFEFTSTLQKYGIVVSGLHNHWLMDRPPLLYAHYYFIGDPLSFAAGVAEAYQHLK, from the coding sequence TTGTCTGATATTCAAAACCTTTGCAGCAGCTTTGCAGGTATTCTTGGCGGTGAAATGTCAGTGAAGCACGGAGCATGCATTGTTGAAAAGAATCGTCACCACATTCCAGTAACCATTGCGGGCAGACCTTCAGGAAGAGTTATGCATTCCTTATGGTCTTTTGAAAGTCTTGACCCTTCAGGGAAAGCATTAGTATTAGGGGAAACCGCCTTGCTGGAAGAAGAAGTTTTTGAATTCACATCCACACTGCAAAAGTATGGTATTGTGGTCAGCGGGTTACATAACCACTGGTTAATGGATCGTCCGCCGCTTCTTTATGCCCATTATTATTTCATTGGAGATCCATTAAGTTTTGCTGCCGGTGTTGCTGAGGCCTATCAACATCTGAAGTAA
- a CDS encoding GNAT family N-acetyltransferase: protein MQISSIYDTSPGQWNSKLGGLLAFLREYGEQRLTLRGCRQLCRLTPDQLAEPGVSLLVATVRGQSGRQLAGVSFVSGYGKEACLVAVHPLYRNRHTGTALLSAQLQRLGRLECQVACDNPASLKMCFNSGLAAVGLTSGPTGKPTLLLRSLKDSSSAATLPQEGELLCQNPS, encoded by the coding sequence ATGCAGATCTCCTCTATCTATGATACTAGTCCGGGGCAATGGAATTCGAAGCTCGGTGGGCTGCTGGCATTCCTGCGGGAATACGGGGAACAGCGGCTCACACTTCGCGGCTGCCGCCAGCTCTGCAGGCTGACGCCGGACCAGCTGGCTGAACCCGGTGTCTCGCTGCTGGTTGCCACCGTCCGCGGCCAAAGCGGCCGCCAGCTGGCAGGCGTCAGCTTTGTGTCCGGCTACGGCAAGGAGGCCTGCCTGGTTGCCGTTCATCCCTTATACCGTAACCGTCATACCGGAACGGCGCTGCTATCAGCACAGCTGCAGCGCCTGGGCCGCCTGGAATGCCAGGTGGCCTGTGACAATCCGGCAAGCCTGAAGATGTGCTTCAACAGCGGGCTTGCCGCGGTAGGCCTGACCAGTGGCCCTACCGGCAAGCCCACGCTGCTGCTGCGGTCGCTGAAAGACAGCAGCAGCGCGGCAACTCTCCCACAAGAAGGTGAACTCCTGTGCCAGAACCCGTCTTAG